The Flavobacterium sp. 140616W15 sequence ATATCCATCCGCATATACATTTAATTTTTCCAGGTTAGTTGCATGCTCAGAAGCTCCAGCAATATTAGCACCTAGTAATCCAGCAAAATACTGACCATAAGCACTAGCCAAAAACCACATTCCCATTATTACTGCTTGGGTTTTTAGAGGAGATAACTTAGTCATTGCCGACATACCAATAGGAGACAAACAAAGTTCTCCAAAGGTAATTATAAACCAACCGAAAGTAAACAATCCTAAAGATGTTCTTCCATCAGGTCCGGCAAAAAATTTAGTATAATAAAATACCCAGAAACCACCCGCAAGAAACAAAAATGCTAATCCAAATTTAATGACTGTATTCGGCTCGATTTTGCGTTTAGACATCCATAACCAAACCAATCCTACCAATGCGGCAAAAATAATTACAAAAAGTGAATTAGCTGAATTGTTAACTCCATTTGGATCAAGTTTAACACCTAAAACAGTATTATCTAAATTATTTAATGCGAATAAACTTAATGACCCTCCACTTTGTTCAAAGAAAGCCCAAAAGAAAATAGAAAATAATATAAATACTAAAGCTGCTATCAGTTTCTTTATCTCTGAACTTTTTAGATTCTTACCACCTTCTAAATCAGCTGTCCCTCTCTTAAAGAAAAAATAAATGCTCACAAAAGGAATTAAAATAGCGAATCTGCTTATGCCTAAATCATTACATCTTTTTGCTCCCAAAGAAAGTAACAACCACAATAAAGGAAGCGTTAATAACACAAAAACTATATTATCAACAAAATAATGTCTCAAGAAAAACAAAGGTAAAGCAATACAACTGAAGCACAAGAAATAATAAATTCTAGATATTTTTCCGTTAAAAGAGAACATATTCGAATCATCATTATTACTTAACGATGCCATTTCATAAAACAAATACATTAATGCAAATGGCCCAATTATAAACATGAATACATCTGTATATTCTGTATTAGAAACCATCTTCATGATAATCGGAATTACAACCAATGAACTTGCATAAGTTACAATTTCTAACAAACGTCTTTTAGGTTTCTCTATATGTCGCAATGGCGAAAGTCCAATTTCACCTAAACTTTTTTGCGTTTGGGTAAAAGTCAACAAACTTATAACCATTACAATTGAAGCAAAACCAAAGGCATAATTCCAACGATACGCTACTGGAACAAATGAATCCCACAAAGATCCATTGGCAACAGCAATACAAATATATCCTCCGATTAAAGCTCCTAAATTAACTCCTGCATAAAACAGCGAAAATCCGGCATCTACTCTCGTATCACCTTCTTTGTATAGCTGTCCAACCATTGTAGATATATTTGGTTTAAAAAAACCTGTACCAATAATAGTAAAGCTAATTCCGAAAAAGAAAAATTGTTTAGGATCAATAGCTAAAATTACACTTCCAACTATCATCAATAGCCCTCCCCAAAAAAGAGACTTACGGTAGCCTAATATTTTATCTGCAAACATTCCTCCAATAAAAGTAAATGCATAAACAAAAGCTTGTGTGGCACCGTATTGTAAATTAGCAACTCTCTCATTCATTCCTAGTTGGCCAACCATAAATACAACCAACATCCCTCTCATTCCGTAGAAACAAAAACGTTCCCACATTTCGCTAAAAAACAAATACCACAATTGTTTAGGGTATTTCCCTTTAAAGTTTTGTATTTGTTCTAAACTAATATTCTGCTCCATTTTTATAATAATTAATTAATACCGTGATCTTTCATCACTTTATTTAAATTTTTAACCAAAGCAAACATTAATATTGTTGCAAACATCAATAAAGCAAAATTCACCCAGAAAAAGTTTATTTTGTTATCATATTGATCCCACATACTAGCTAAAACGCCACTTAGTTTGTTTCCAATTGAAGTTGATAAGAACCAACCACCCATCATTAAGGCTGTAATATTTTTTGGAGACAGTTTAGATACAATTGACAATCCCATGGGACTCAAAAACAACTCTCCTATAGTTATAATTCCATAATTAGCAACCAACCACCAAACCGATACTTTTTCGGCTCCGTTACCTCCTATATGGACTGCCGCAATCATAACTAAAACAGATAATGCAGAAATCAATAATCCGAATGCAATTTTTGTTGGCGTACTTGGTTCTTTTTTCGATTACGTAAAAAAGTAAAAAATGCAACCACCAAAGGTGTCAAAATAATTACCCAACCTGGATTTATCGACTGACTTAAATTAGTCGCCCAAATAGAAACTGTTGCCCCTTCAGTTGGCTTTTTGTCCTCGGCTACGTTTCTAAAATAAACGGGATGATCTACAGTTTTTACAACTTTCCCATTTTCTTTTTGAAGTCTAAAACTAGAATCATATAATTCTGTTGAATCTTTTGCGTACTTCACCTCTTTGGCCAATTTCAAATTATTGAAAACAGTTTGTGTAGTTCCAGTAATTTCTCTGTCAGTATAGCGGTCTGCCCAAGTAGTCAATGCAGATCCATTTAGTTTAAAAACTGCCCAAAATAAAATAACCACGGCAAAAATAGAAAGTAGCGCTCCTATTTGTCTTTTCTCTTCTACTTTAGCTTTAAAATATAAACTTCCATAGAAATAAATTACAGGGATACAGGCAAAAATAAAAGCATCTGTACTATCTGAACCAAAAATTGAGCTATCTAAATTTACATCAGACTGAACTCCTTTTAGCAACCAGCCTATAACTCCAAATACAATGGATGGAACAAGAATGTACAATACAATTTTTGAAAATGGCATATCCCCTTCTTGAATCCCCTTTTTTTCTGTTTTATTACCATAATGTTTTGTACCTAACATAAAAACAATTACACCAATAAACATTCCTAATCCAGCGGCCATAAAAGCATAGTGCCACCCTAGAAGTATTTGTAAAGCAGCTCCAAAGAAATTACAAATGAAAGCTCCCACATTTATTCCCATATAGAATATATTGTATCCTTCATCTTTCTTATCCTTGTATTTCTCTTCGTCATAGAAATTCCCTAGAAGTGTAGAAATATTAGGTTTAAAAAAACCATTACCAATAATTACCAACGTCATCGCCACATATAACATTGTTAAACTATGAATTCCCATCATAAAATAACCTACCCCCATCATCAATCCACCAAGAATGATTGAGTTTTTATATCCTAAATATCTATCTGCAACCAAGCCTCCAATAAAAGGTGTTAGAAACACAAGTGCAATAAAAGTTCCGTACAAATCAGAAGCTTCTTTCTCGGTCATTGCAAACCCTGCCTCTACATCTTTTAGATATAAAGTAAAAATTCCAATCATTAAATAATAACCGAAACGTTCCCACATTTCAGATAAAAACAAAAAAGGTAAAGCTTTTGGGTGATTTTTCCACATAATAAATAGGTTCAAAATTAAAAAATTACCTACCCAAATAAATCGGATAGGTAATAGCTATTAGTGTTTTATTAATTAACGAATACCGTGCATCATTTTCTTTAACAAAGGAGTCAATGCAAATAAGATTACTGCAGCGATTCCTGTTAAGATTACAAAAACCATGAAAAACTCAAAAAGATTATGAATTTCAAAACCAGCGAAAACAGGATTTGTTGCACTAATCTGATTTGCTTCTAAGATCTTTAATTGTTCAGGAGTTGCAACAACTGCTTTATCTAAGATAGGTTGCAAATCGATTCCTAAATCTTTTGCTTTTACAAATTTCTCTCCTGTTGCAGGCATAATAGATCCCAAAGTTCCTGATAAGGCATATCCTGCAGCATTAGATAAGAAGAATACTCCGAAAAGTAATGATGAAAAACGTTTTGGAGATAATTTACCTACCAATGATAATCCGATTGGCGATAAACACAACTCAGCAAAAGTTTGAATTAAATACAAAAGAATTAACCATTTGATCGCTAAAAGTCCACTGTTACCAAGGTCTTTCACATTGTAAGCAATAATAAAATAACTCAATGCAATTAATGCTAAACCAATTGCTTGTTTCATAGGAGAAATAGGCTCTTTACCTTTTTCTCTTAATTTGTCCCATAAAATACTAAAAGGCAAGGCAAAAGCGAAAACGAAAATACCATTAAACACCTGAACCATTGAAGCTGGCATCTGCCATCCGAACATAAAAGTTCTATCTGTTTGATTTGCTGCAATAAAAGTCAATGAAGATCCTGCTTGCTCAAAAGCAGCCCAGAAAAATATAATAAAGAATGCAACAATATAGATAACAAAAATTCTATCTCTTTCTATTTTAGTTAATGAACTATCAGAAATAATCAATCCAGCTAATGTTAATCCACTAGCATAAATAATTGGGTAAATTAATGTTTTAATGAAGTTATCCCCGTCTAAAAGGTAACGGAAAGCAAAAAACAAAATCACAAATGCAATAACTGCACCAATCAAAGCTTGTGTAGAAAAAACAGCTTTTTGAGCTTCTCCTTCTTCATAATCAGTAACATCATTTTTAGAAGGCAAACCTCCTAATGGCTTTCCTTCTGGAGTAACGACATATTTATTTTTCAATAAAAAGAAAACACCTGTTCCAATTAACATTGCAATCGATGCTGCTAAAAACCCCCATTTAAAAGCGTGTATATTCTGAACACCGCTTACTACTTCGTCACCTAAATAAGGACAAATTGTTTGTCCTAAGAAAGCACCTAAATTGATTCCCATATAGAAAATCGTAAAAGCAGTATCTAATTTTGTTTTTTCTTGTTTTGGATACAAACTTCCAACCATACTCGAAATGTTTGGCTTAAAGAATCCATTTCCAAAAATAATGATTCCTAATGCAGACCACATTAAGATATTTGCCAAACTCATATTTGAACCAAAAATACTAGCACTAAAGAACAAAAAAAGTTGTCCTATTGCCATCATCAGTCCACCCAATAAAATACAATTTCTGTTACCAAAGAAACGATCGGCAATAAATCCACCTAACATTGGTGTTAAATAACAAAGTCCCAAGAAGCCTCCATAAATTAATGCAGCATCTGATTCTTTCATTAATAATGAGTTTACCAAAAATAAGGTAAGAATTGCTCGCATTCCGTAAAAATTAAACCGCTCCCACATTTCTGTCCCAAACAAAACCCAAAGTCCTTTTGGATGCGCAGTTTTTACTTCTGTTTCTTTCATATTGTTTATTATTATATTTAGGTTAATTAGATTTTAATTAAAGGTTTTCCTTGATAAAGTTAGTCATTTTAGTATAAAGCTGCACTCTAGTTTTTCCGCCATAAATACCATGATCTTTATCTGGATAAATTTGCGAATCAAATTGTTTATTAGCTTGTATTAAAGCCTCCATCATTTGCATTGTATTTTGCACATGTACATTATCATCTGCAGATCCGTGAATCAAAAGGAATTTCCCTTTTAATTTATCAACATGATTAATAGGAGAGTTATTATCATAACCACTTGCATTCTCTTGAGGAGTTTGCATATATCTTTCAGTATAAACTGAATCATAAAATCTCCAGTTAGTAACTGGGGCAACAGCAATTGCCATTTTAAAAACATCATTACCTTGAAAAACACAGTTCGAAGCCATAAATCCACCATAACTCCATCCAAAAATTCCAATTCTAGAAGCATCAACGTAAGGATAATTACCAATAACTTTGGCAGCATCGATTTGATCTTCTACCTCGTATTTCCCTAATTGCAATTGTGTTACTTTCTTAAAGTCTGCTCCTTTAAATCCAGTTCCTCTTCCATCAACACAAGCAACGATATATCCTTGTTGAGTTAACATTTCGAACCAGTAATCATTAGAGTTATTCCATTGGTTTGCTACTTGCTGAGAGCCAGGTCCTGAGTATTGAAACATAAAAACAGGATACTTTTTAGCAGGATCAAAATCTTTTGGTTTTAATATCCAAGCATTCAATTCATTTCCTTTAGCTGTTTTTAGAACAAAAAATTCTTTAGTAGCTAAATTATATGCTTTAAGACTAGAGGCTAGCGCCTCATTATTTTCTATTACTTGTAACTCTTTTCCAGCTTTAGCGTCATTAAGACTATAAGTTGTTGGTTGAATTGCGCTTGAGAATGTATTGATGTAATATTGAAAATTCGGGCTGAAGGTTGCCTTACTAGTACCTACGTTTTTAGATAAACGTACTTTATTTTTTCCGTCAAGTGCAATTCGATAAATATCACGATTGATTGACCCATTTTCTGTAGACTGATAAAAAACTGTTTTAGATTTTTCATCAAATCCATAATAAGATGTTACTTCCCAGTTTCCTTTAGTAACTTGATTTTTAAGCTTTCCTACTTTATCATACAAATAGATATGATTAAAACCGTCTTTTTCGCTAGTCCAGATAAAACTATTATCTTTTAAGAACGTTAAGTTATCAGTAACATCAACATAAGCCTTATCTTTTTCATTAAGAACTACTTTTGAAGTTCCCGAAGTACCATCAACAAACAATAAATCAAGATTATTTTGGTGACGGTTTAAAACCTGTGCTGACAAAGTATTATTATCATTTGTCCACTTCAATCTTGCAATATAAAAGTCGTTATAATTACCTAACTTAACTTCTTTAGTTGTATTTGCTGTGGCATCATATATGTGTAACGAGACTACTGCGTTTTTTTCTCCAGCTTTAGGATATTTAAACGTTTCGATTTTAGGATACAAGTCTGTTTTAAAAATCGACATTGAGAATTCAGGAACCATACTTTCGTCAAAACGAATATAAGCTACTTTCTTACTGTCTTTACTCCAATCAAAAGCGCGAACAAAAGCAAATTCTTCTTCATATACCCAATCAGTGATACCATTGATAATTGAGTTTTTCTTTCCATCAGTTGTAATCTGAGTAGATTTTTTAGAAGCTAAATCATAAACATACAGATTATTCTCTTTTGCGTAAGCTATTTTTTGTCCATCTGGCGAGAAAGTTGGCTCTTGGACTTGAAAATCAAACAGCTTAGTTAACTCTTTTGAATCTATATTATACAAATAATAATCTGCTGTGAAGGAGTGGCGAAATATTTTAGTAGAATTACAAGCTAACAAAATATTTTTTTCTGAAGCATCAAAAGCATAGCTATTGATCATCGGTAACTCACTATGATTTTTTGTATCAATTAAAGTTGTTACTTTTTTTAACGTAGCATAATCGTACAAATCTATCTGCATACTTCTACTCGTCCGATCAAAATTAAGTACCGTATACTGATTAGCATTTTGTAAAGATTGTAGTTTAAACATTTCCTTAGTTCGAAATATCCCACTAAAAACGTCATCTACAGTTATTTTTTGTTGACCAAAAACAGTAAAACAAATAAATATAAATAATGCGGTAAGTTTGTTTGTATTCATACAAATGATTTAAATATAAAAAAGAGCCCAATTTTAGTGAAAAAAATACACATAATATACATTTTAAGTGTTAAATGTTAATAAATTGGTTTTTCATATTATTTAATGCGCACAATTACATTACAAACAAAACCGTTAAAATGGTATCTTTGCAACTATACTACCATTTAATCAATTGATAATGAACAACGCCGTTGCTGGATTTTCTAAATTATCCAAAGAAGAAAAAATAAACTGGATTGCAAATAAGTACTTTTCTACACCAGAAAAAGCTGTTTTTTTACTTAAAAGTTACTGGAATACCGACGAAAAATTACAGAAATTACATGATGAATTCATCGAAAATACAATAACAAATTTTTACATTCCGCTTGGTATAGCTCCAAATTTCCTCATTAACGACAAATATACCACAATACCAATGGCAATCGAAGAGAGTTCCGTTGTCGCCGCGGCTTCAAAAGCTGCTAAATTCTGGTCTACTCGTGGCGGTTTCAAAGCAACAGTCATCAATACCGAAAAAATAGGTCAAGTCCATTTTACTTTTAATGGTGACGTTTCAAAGCTTAACTTATTTTTTACACAAACAAAAAGCAAATTCTTTACCGATACTGAAAGCATCACCAAAAACATGCAACAGCGTGGTGGCGGAATTCTTGACATTGTTCTAAAAGACAAAACCAATTTATTACCAAATTACTTTCAGCTTCATGCAACCTTTGAAACCAAAGACAGCATGGGCGCTAATTTCATAAATTCATGTTTAGAGCAATTTGCAAAAACATTAAAAGAAGCCTCTCAAGAATACGAATTATTTACTGAAGCAAATGAAGAAGTAAAAGTCATCATGAGCATTCTCTCAAACTATGTTCCAAACTGCGTTGTAAGAGCAGAGGTTTCATGCCCAGTAAATGAATTAGCCGAAAAACACATTCCGAATCCACAGGAGTTTGCCGAACGATTTGTTCAAGCAGTACAAATTGCCGAAGTAGAACCATTTCGTGCCGTAACTCACAACAAAGGAATCATGAACGGATCCGATGCTGTAATACTTGCCACAGGAAATGATTTCCGTGCTGTCGAAGCGGGAGTTCACGCCTATGCCTCTAGAAATGGACAATACTCAAGTTTGTCACATGCTAAAATAGAAAACGGAATTTTCACATTCTGGCTAGATATGCCCCTAGCATTAGGAACCGTTGGCGGACTAACTTCTTTACATCCGTTAGTAAAATTTTCATTACAAATGTTAGAAAATCCGTCTGCTCCTCAATTAATGCAAATTGTAGCCGTTGCTGGTTTAGCTCAAAATTTCGCCGCATTACGTTCTTTAACTACAACCGGAATTCAAGAAGGACACATGAAAATGCACATCAATAATATCATTAATCAATTTGCTGCCAATGATGATGAACGTCTTTTAATTAAAAATCATTTTAAAAGCCACACTATATCTCATAGTGCAGTAGTTGAATTTATTGAAAACTTAAGAAAATAATACGAAGCTATTCCCGCTGTACACTATATCTTTATGTTTTTAAAGAAAAAACACAAAGGATATCGCTTCCATCGGGGCTAAAAATAAATGCATGAAAACAACTTTTTACAGTAACGGAAAACTTTTAATAACTGGAGAATATTTAGTATTAGATGGCGCAAAAGCATTTGCATTACCAACAAAATTTGGACAAAATTTAGTTGTTGCCAAAGGAGAAAACCAAGAAATACAATGGAAAAGTTATGATGCTGATACTAGTATTTGGTTTGAGGACACAATAACTTTTGCCGAAATAACAGACAATCCTGAACCTGAAACCGAAACAATAAAAACAACATTAATAAATATTCTGCATGAAGCTTATTTATTAAATCCAGAATTTCTAACCC is a genomic window containing:
- a CDS encoding peptide MFS transporter, which gives rise to MEQNISLEQIQNFKGKYPKQLWYLFFSEMWERFCFYGMRGMLVVFMVGQLGMNERVANLQYGATQAFVYAFTFIGGMFADKILGYRKSLFWGGLLMIVGSVILAIDPKQFFFFGISFTIIGTGFFKPNISTMVGQLYKEGDTRVDAGFSLFYAGVNLGALIGGYICIAVANGSLWDSFVPVAYRWNYAFGFASIVMVISLLTFTQTQKSLGEIGLSPLRHIEKPKRRLLEIVTYASSLVVIPIIMKMVSNTEYTDVFMFIIGPFALMYLFYEMASLSNNDDSNMFSFNGKISRIYYFLCFSCIALPLFFLRHYFVDNIVFVLLTLPLLWLLLSLGAKRCNDLGISRFAILIPFVSIYFFFKRGTADLEGGKNLKSSEIKKLIAALVFILFSIFFWAFFEQSGGSLSLFALNNLDNTVLGVKLDPNGVNNSANSLFVIIFAALVGLVWLWMSKRKIEPNTVIKFGLAFLFLAGGFWVFYYTKFFAGPDGRTSLGLFTFGWFIITFGELCLSPIGMSAMTKLSPLKTQAVIMGMWFLASAYGQYFAGLLGANIAGASEHATNLEKLNVYADGYKQLGIYALIAGVILILISPLIKKLMQEVK
- a CDS encoding peptide MFS transporter, translating into MKETEVKTAHPKGLWVLFGTEMWERFNFYGMRAILTLFLVNSLLMKESDAALIYGGFLGLCYLTPMLGGFIADRFFGNRNCILLGGLMMAIGQLFLFFSASIFGSNMSLANILMWSALGIIIFGNGFFKPNISSMVGSLYPKQEKTKLDTAFTIFYMGINLGAFLGQTICPYLGDEVVSGVQNIHAFKWGFLAASIAMLIGTGVFFLLKNKYVVTPEGKPLGGLPSKNDVTDYEEGEAQKAVFSTQALIGAVIAFVILFFAFRYLLDGDNFIKTLIYPIIYASGLTLAGLIISDSSLTKIERDRIFVIYIVAFFIIFFWAAFEQAGSSLTFIAANQTDRTFMFGWQMPASMVQVFNGIFVFAFALPFSILWDKLREKGKEPISPMKQAIGLALIALSYFIIAYNVKDLGNSGLLAIKWLILLYLIQTFAELCLSPIGLSLVGKLSPKRFSSLLFGVFFLSNAAGYALSGTLGSIMPATGEKFVKAKDLGIDLQPILDKAVVATPEQLKILEANQISATNPVFAGFEIHNLFEFFMVFVILTGIAAVILFALTPLLKKMMHGIR
- a CDS encoding S9 family peptidase: MNTNKLTALFIFICFTVFGQQKITVDDVFSGIFRTKEMFKLQSLQNANQYTVLNFDRTSRSMQIDLYDYATLKKVTTLIDTKNHSELPMINSYAFDASEKNILLACNSTKIFRHSFTADYYLYNIDSKELTKLFDFQVQEPTFSPDGQKIAYAKENNLYVYDLASKKSTQITTDGKKNSIINGITDWVYEEEFAFVRAFDWSKDSKKVAYIRFDESMVPEFSMSIFKTDLYPKIETFKYPKAGEKNAVVSLHIYDATANTTKEVKLGNYNDFYIARLKWTNDNNTLSAQVLNRHQNNLDLLFVDGTSGTSKVVLNEKDKAYVDVTDNLTFLKDNSFIWTSEKDGFNHIYLYDKVGKLKNQVTKGNWEVTSYYGFDEKSKTVFYQSTENGSINRDIYRIALDGKNKVRLSKNVGTSKATFSPNFQYYINTFSSAIQPTTYSLNDAKAGKELQVIENNEALASSLKAYNLATKEFFVLKTAKGNELNAWILKPKDFDPAKKYPVFMFQYSGPGSQQVANQWNNSNDYWFEMLTQQGYIVACVDGRGTGFKGADFKKVTQLQLGKYEVEDQIDAAKVIGNYPYVDASRIGIFGWSYGGFMASNCVFQGNDVFKMAIAVAPVTNWRFYDSVYTERYMQTPQENASGYDNNSPINHVDKLKGKFLLIHGSADDNVHVQNTMQMMEALIQANKQFDSQIYPDKDHGIYGGKTRVQLYTKMTNFIKENL
- a CDS encoding hydroxymethylglutaryl-CoA reductase, degradative, translated to MNNAVAGFSKLSKEEKINWIANKYFSTPEKAVFLLKSYWNTDEKLQKLHDEFIENTITNFYIPLGIAPNFLINDKYTTIPMAIEESSVVAAASKAAKFWSTRGGFKATVINTEKIGQVHFTFNGDVSKLNLFFTQTKSKFFTDTESITKNMQQRGGGILDIVLKDKTNLLPNYFQLHATFETKDSMGANFINSCLEQFAKTLKEASQEYELFTEANEEVKVIMSILSNYVPNCVVRAEVSCPVNELAEKHIPNPQEFAERFVQAVQIAEVEPFRAVTHNKGIMNGSDAVILATGNDFRAVEAGVHAYASRNGQYSSLSHAKIENGIFTFWLDMPLALGTVGGLTSLHPLVKFSLQMLENPSAPQLMQIVAVAGLAQNFAALRSLTTTGIQEGHMKMHINNIINQFAANDDERLLIKNHFKSHTISHSAVVEFIENLRK